In a genomic window of Candidatus Zixiibacteriota bacterium:
- a CDS encoding efflux RND transporter permease subunit translates to MNFSEPFIRRPVMTTVLTVSVVLFGAISYWRLPVNDLPAVDYPVIQVQASYPGASPETVANNIATPLERQFMQINGLELVLSRSTQGHTSLTLQFALDKSIDAAATDVQTAISQATGNLPADLPSPPTFSKTNPNDQPIMYIALTSDSVTPGQLYDYASTQVGQRVSLVPGVSRVSVFGAKSAVRIKADPAAMWAHGMSIDDLAEAIQRGTSTVGAGQLDGATGTLLLRPQGQLKTAAEYRDLIVGTRNGAPVFLRDVAEVEDSIEDERIKMRFWVRGYPEPSATVVVAVSRQAGANAVEVARAVRELLPVISAELPASVRITPIYDRSRTIIHSLLDVQITLAIAFVLVVGVIFVFLGRASDTLIPTVALPLSLLLTFIAMDLLGYSLDNLSLMALTLAIGFLVDDAIVFLENTVRRMERGEPAMEAALNSAREISFTIVSMTVSLAAVFIPLVFMPGLVGRIFREFAITIVVAIMASGLVSLTLTPLMCARLLRNRGEGSRKTWMERVVGGWEKRVLALYSRMLWWFLRFRSVSAVTWLVCMAGPIVLFVAIPKAFLPPGDSSFVWGVMIGREGSSPQQMRQLQDRADRVLRDDPSVLATLTMTGNSAFLSANQGLLLAFLRPPEERPPIDEVTGRLMERLGAIPGVMPFLRPFPVLEINTGATSRNQGQYAFSLSGIDPRQVYDVADRLMERLRSYPGFSTLSSDHFSNTPNLDIELSREQARIYGVSESRILGLLRNAYSQNYLYLIKQPEDQYKVILEVEDELRSEPADLSRLYVKSDDGRRLVPLSAVASWKVSLGPQAVNHLNQFTSVTLFFNLKAGEAIGDAVDFITRAAEEIVPPTVRAGLQGEALTFRRTVRDLTILMLLAVFVMYVILAILYESYLHPVTVLSTLPTALVGGLLALHLFGEQASLYAFVGMFMLMGIVKKNGIMIVDFALHRVAAGEPADKAIHDACLDRFRPILMTTMAAVMGAVPIALGFGTDGASRRPLGLVIVAGLGVSQLITLFVTPVIYLYLEWFQEKVLDRTRFFRSQRAIPAPAAEER, encoded by the coding sequence GTGAACTTCTCCGAGCCGTTCATACGCCGACCGGTGATGACGACGGTGCTCACCGTCTCGGTCGTTCTCTTCGGCGCGATCAGCTACTGGCGTCTTCCGGTGAACGACCTCCCCGCGGTGGACTATCCGGTCATCCAGGTCCAGGCGAGCTACCCTGGCGCGAGCCCGGAAACCGTCGCCAACAACATCGCCACGCCGCTCGAGCGCCAGTTCATGCAGATCAACGGCCTCGAGCTGGTGCTCTCCAGGAGCACCCAGGGCCACACGAGCCTGACGCTTCAGTTCGCCCTGGACAAGAGCATCGACGCGGCCGCCACCGACGTGCAAACGGCGATCTCCCAGGCGACCGGGAACCTCCCGGCGGATCTGCCGTCGCCGCCGACCTTTTCCAAGACCAACCCGAACGACCAGCCGATCATGTACATCGCACTCACGAGCGACTCGGTCACCCCGGGGCAGCTCTACGATTACGCGAGCACGCAGGTGGGGCAGCGCGTCAGCCTGGTGCCGGGCGTGAGCCGCGTGAGCGTCTTCGGCGCCAAGTCGGCGGTCCGGATCAAGGCCGATCCCGCCGCCATGTGGGCGCACGGTATGTCGATCGACGATCTCGCGGAGGCGATTCAAAGAGGCACGAGCACGGTCGGCGCCGGCCAGCTCGACGGCGCCACCGGCACTCTGCTGCTGCGGCCGCAGGGACAGCTCAAGACCGCCGCCGAGTACCGCGACCTGATCGTCGGCACCCGTAACGGCGCGCCGGTCTTCCTCCGGGACGTGGCCGAGGTCGAGGACTCCATCGAGGACGAGCGCATCAAGATGCGCTTCTGGGTGCGCGGCTATCCCGAGCCCTCGGCCACGGTCGTCGTCGCCGTGAGCCGTCAGGCCGGAGCCAACGCCGTCGAGGTCGCCCGGGCGGTGCGCGAGCTCCTGCCGGTGATCAGCGCCGAGCTTCCGGCCTCCGTGCGCATCACCCCCATCTATGATCGCTCCCGGACCATCATTCACTCCCTCCTCGACGTGCAGATCACGCTCGCGATCGCCTTCGTCCTGGTGGTCGGCGTCATTTTCGTCTTCCTCGGGCGCGCCAGCGACACGCTGATCCCGACGGTGGCGCTGCCGCTCTCCCTGCTGCTGACCTTCATCGCCATGGACCTGCTCGGCTACAGCCTCGACAACCTGTCGTTGATGGCGCTCACGCTGGCGATCGGGTTTCTCGTCGACGACGCGATCGTCTTCCTCGAAAACACCGTGCGGCGCATGGAGCGCGGCGAGCCGGCGATGGAGGCGGCGCTGAACAGCGCTCGCGAGATCAGCTTCACGATCGTCTCGATGACGGTTTCGCTCGCGGCGGTCTTCATCCCCCTGGTCTTCATGCCGGGTCTGGTGGGCCGGATCTTCCGCGAGTTCGCGATCACCATCGTGGTCGCGATCATGGCCTCGGGGCTGGTCTCCCTGACGCTCACGCCGCTGATGTGCGCGCGCCTGCTCCGCAACCGGGGCGAAGGCTCGCGGAAAACCTGGATGGAGCGGGTCGTCGGCGGCTGGGAAAAGAGGGTGCTCGCGCTCTACAGCCGGATGCTCTGGTGGTTTCTCCGCTTCCGGTCGGTTTCGGCGGTCACCTGGCTCGTCTGTATGGCGGGACCCATCGTGCTCTTCGTCGCGATCCCCAAGGCGTTCCTGCCTCCCGGGGACAGCAGCTTCGTCTGGGGCGTCATGATCGGCCGCGAGGGCTCGTCGCCGCAACAGATGCGCCAGCTCCAGGATCGAGCCGACCGTGTCCTGCGCGACGACCCAAGCGTGCTCGCCACGCTCACGATGACCGGGAACTCCGCCTTTCTCTCCGCCAACCAGGGTCTGCTGCTGGCGTTTCTCCGTCCTCCCGAAGAGCGCCCGCCGATCGACGAGGTCACGGGCCGTTTGATGGAGCGGCTGGGCGCGATCCCGGGCGTGATGCCCTTTCTCCGCCCCTTCCCGGTGCTCGAGATCAACACCGGGGCGACCAGCCGGAATCAGGGTCAGTACGCCTTTTCGCTCTCGGGCATCGACCCGCGGCAGGTTTACGACGTCGCGGACAGGTTGATGGAGCGGCTGCGCTCGTACCCGGGGTTCTCCACGCTCTCCTCGGATCACTTCAGCAATACGCCCAACCTCGACATCGAGCTCTCGCGCGAGCAGGCGCGCATCTACGGCGTCTCGGAGTCGCGTATCCTCGGGCTTCTGCGCAACGCCTACTCGCAGAACTACCTTTATCTGATCAAGCAGCCCGAGGACCAGTACAAGGTCATCCTCGAGGTCGAGGACGAGCTCCGCTCCGAGCCCGCCGATCTCTCGCGTCTCTACGTCAAGTCGGACGACGGCAGGCGGCTGGTGCCGCTCAGCGCCGTGGCGAGCTGGAAGGTCTCGCTCGGCCCGCAGGCGGTGAACCATCTGAACCAGTTCACGAGCGTCACGCTGTTCTTCAATCTCAAGGCCGGAGAAGCGATCGGCGACGCCGTCGATTTCATCACCCGCGCCGCCGAGGAAATCGTGCCGCCCACCGTGCGCGCCGGCCTCCAGGGGGAGGCGCTCACGTTTCGCCGGACGGTGCGCGACCTCACCATCCTGATGCTGCTGGCGGTCTTCGTCATGTACGTGATCCTGGCGATTCTCTACGAGAGCTATCTCCACCCGGTTACCGTGCTCTCGACGCTGCCGACCGCGCTGGTCGGCGGCTTGCTCGCGCTCCACCTTTTCGGCGAGCAGGCCTCCCTCTACGCCTTCGTCGGAATGTTCATGCTGATGGGGATCGTGAAGAAGAACGGGATCATGATCGTCGACTTCGCGCTTCACCGGGTGGCCGCTGGCGAGCCCGCGGACAAGGCGATCCACGACGCCTGCCTCGATCGGTTCCGCCCGATCCTGATGACCACGATGGCGGCCGTGATGGGCGCGGTCCCGATCGCCCTCGGCTTCGGCACGGAC
- a CDS encoding helix-turn-helix domain-containing protein, whose translation MLTYQPMKNSSRLSSEERRHAIVDAVRSVFAEKGFHGTTTRELAHAAGVSEALLYKHFPSKESLYGAMLDACAKGPGLDEFKRIMALEPSTSTLVVLVQFIITYFVRGCAEDPSKAIAHRLMLRSLLEDAEFVRLAIRQYAGAWVGKFEECLRAATEAGDVRYPTPRADLRGWFIHHIAVGLMLYLHPRIPAIDYRSERDFLVEQAVRFALLGAGLKEEAIARHYDPKALALLAADSPA comes from the coding sequence ATGCTAACTTACCAGCCTATGAAAAACAGCTCGCGGCTCAGTTCCGAGGAGCGCCGCCACGCGATCGTGGATGCGGTGCGGAGCGTCTTCGCTGAGAAGGGGTTTCACGGCACCACCACACGCGAGCTGGCGCACGCCGCGGGTGTCTCCGAAGCCCTTCTCTACAAGCATTTTCCCAGCAAGGAATCGCTTTATGGCGCCATGTTGGACGCCTGCGCCAAGGGGCCGGGCCTGGATGAGTTCAAGCGCATCATGGCCCTGGAGCCCTCGACCTCGACGCTGGTCGTGCTCGTGCAATTCATCATCACCTATTTCGTTCGCGGCTGCGCCGAGGATCCGAGCAAGGCGATCGCACACCGCCTGATGCTGCGCAGCCTCCTCGAGGATGCGGAGTTCGTCCGGCTCGCCATACGGCAATATGCCGGCGCCTGGGTCGGCAAGTTCGAGGAGTGCCTCCGCGCGGCGACGGAAGCGGGCGACGTGCGCTATCCGACTCCCCGCGCCGATCTGCGCGGCTGGTTCATCCACCACATCGCCGTCGGCCTGATGCTCTATCTCCATCCTCGGATTCCGGCGATCGACTACCGGTCGGAGCGGGACTTCCTGGTAGAGCAGGCAGTACGGTTTGCCCTGCTGGGCGCGGGGTTGAAGGAGGAAGCGATCGCACGCCACTACGATCCGAAAGCCCTCGCGCTGCTGGCGGCGGATTCGCCCGCCTGA
- a CDS encoding tripartite tricarboxylate transporter TctB family protein: MKVDFTFFFLAVFLAAAFLGWDWPYIAKLMPVYVAAIPGLILVLVQVVHDATDPGLRDAATTAPEMDETHNVTVERSVELRRTLVFFSWFIGGALGIWLLGIVIALPALVFFYTLVEGRENWITCLLMAGCTYLLIWGLFEYLLESRWPPGLLFQ, from the coding sequence CGCCTTTCTCGGTTGGGACTGGCCCTATATCGCGAAGCTGATGCCGGTCTATGTCGCCGCCATACCCGGGCTGATCCTCGTGCTCGTGCAGGTCGTTCACGACGCCACCGACCCGGGGCTGCGCGACGCGGCAACGACCGCTCCGGAGATGGACGAAACCCACAACGTCACGGTCGAACGGTCCGTCGAGCTGCGCCGGACGCTGGTCTTTTTTTCCTGGTTCATCGGCGGAGCGCTGGGCATATGGCTGCTCGGTATCGTGATCGCGCTTCCCGCCCTGGTCTTCTTTTACACGCTGGTGGAAGGCAGAGAAAACTGGATTACCTGTCTATTGATGGCCGGCTGCACTTACCTCCTGATCTGGGGTCTCTTCGAGTACCTGCTGGAAAGCCGGTGGCCTCCCGGCCTGCTGTTTCAGTAG
- a CDS encoding efflux RND transporter periplasmic adaptor subunit — MRGEPRCGVARGAILAALCSLTALQLSACDGNSQGKTMDKPPPPVAVAVAVAEDVPVYIDAVGKAVAREVVSIQPQVSGRIVRIHFADGAEVKTGDPLFTIDPRPYQAQLQAAEANLAEAEAVLSLARVNFDRVASVSDPRAISRQDYDGKKNAVELAEAQVKQQRAAVETARLNLEYCTIRSPINGRAGQRLVDLGNVVSANSGSLLVIQRLDPIYADFTVTEKDLSAVQRNMARGSLKVEVRLPDEPGRPRAGELTFIDNSVQEGAGTVRLRATLDNRDRRFWPGRFVNVRLILRTLEHAVLIPADAPQVSAKGPFAYVVKEDSSAELRPLVLGQRQGNLVVVERGVKAGERVVVQGQIGVTPGGKVRVQEQRSIGYYRDKGLP, encoded by the coding sequence ATGAGAGGAGAGCCGAGATGCGGCGTTGCGCGCGGAGCCATCCTCGCCGCTCTCTGCTCCCTGACGGCGCTGCAGCTCTCTGCGTGCGACGGCAACTCTCAGGGAAAGACGATGGACAAGCCGCCTCCTCCGGTCGCCGTGGCCGTGGCGGTCGCCGAGGATGTCCCTGTCTACATCGATGCGGTCGGAAAAGCCGTGGCGCGCGAGGTCGTTTCCATTCAGCCCCAGGTTTCGGGGCGGATCGTAAGGATCCACTTCGCCGACGGCGCCGAGGTCAAGACCGGGGACCCGCTCTTCACCATCGATCCCCGCCCGTACCAGGCCCAGCTCCAGGCCGCCGAGGCCAACCTCGCGGAGGCCGAAGCCGTTCTCAGCCTCGCGCGCGTCAACTTCGACAGGGTGGCGAGCGTCAGCGATCCACGGGCGATCTCGCGCCAGGACTACGACGGCAAGAAGAACGCGGTTGAACTGGCCGAAGCGCAGGTCAAACAGCAGCGGGCCGCCGTCGAAACCGCGCGCCTGAACCTCGAGTACTGCACGATCCGCTCGCCGATCAACGGGCGCGCTGGGCAGCGGCTCGTCGACCTCGGCAACGTCGTCTCGGCCAACAGCGGCTCCCTGCTCGTCATCCAGCGCCTCGACCCGATCTACGCCGACTTCACCGTGACCGAAAAGGATCTCAGCGCCGTACAGCGCAACATGGCGCGCGGCAGCCTCAAGGTCGAGGTGCGGCTGCCCGACGAGCCCGGGCGTCCGCGCGCCGGCGAGCTCACCTTCATCGACAACTCCGTCCAGGAAGGCGCCGGCACGGTGCGGCTCCGCGCCACCCTCGACAACCGGGACCGCCGCTTCTGGCCGGGCCGCTTCGTCAACGTCCGCCTGATTCTCAGAACGCTCGAACACGCGGTCCTGATCCCGGCGGACGCGCCCCAGGTTTCGGCCAAGGGGCCGTTCGCCTACGTGGTCAAAGAGGATTCGAGCGCGGAGCTGCGGCCGCTCGTCCTCGGCCAGCGCCAGGGAAATCTGGTGGTCGTCGAGCGCGGCGTGAAGGCCGGGGAGCGCGTGGTCGTGCAAGGGCAGATCGGCGTCACGCCCGGCGGGAAGGTGCGCGTGCAGGAACAGCGATCGATCGGCTACTACAGGGACAAAGGTTTGCCGTGA